The nucleotide sequence gcgcatacatccaatatttcacatctcgctattggaaccagcaccgaaaaacgccataccaacggaaaacatcgaaatcgaaagcaacgatgatgaatatgaagtggAACGAGtactggattaccgacaagtcaatggacgaccatgttacctgatcaaatggaaagggtacgatacctctgagaacacatgggaacctatcgcgaacttgactggttgccaccagttggtgaaggaataccaccagcgacagcagaatcgaagttctcccagaaggaaggagaattcatcatctgagtcaaACTAGGATTGTTTGATGTCGCAGCAAGTTGAgctgcctctgcatcaagAAGGCGCTCAAATTCCTGAAGATCTTCATCAGGCACAGAAGACTCTTCTCCCATTCCTTCCAGCGCACCGAAATCATTATCCAGCATTTTCAAATTCCGCGATTCAAGAAAACGCTTCTGTTTGCGAAGACGCATCACTTTCATTAACAACTCATCGGACTGACGCTCAGCCTCTTCAAGCTGACTAGCAATACGCTCTCTCTCGCGATCGATTCGTTTCCACTCAGACTCTGCATGAACATCACGCTCGCATTTGCGACCAGAACGGACACAATGGCCACATTTCTGGGTAGAAGGAATTCGCTTGCACTCGACAGGGCGTCTCTCACTCATTTTCGAACAACGCTTACAAGGAAAAGATATCTCGCCTTCACGATAAATCCGATCAGCCAGCCTCAGACGATTGCGGTATTCAACTGACATGATGAGTCATgacatgaagaaagaaaaagaagttgaACACCTCAGCGCTTACCTGGAAACTgccgcagctttatgactttcgaggacgaaagcctgaaagagggggaggtaatgttacagaactcactgtatcagcctcacgtgatgatacagagttaagacaggctcattggataacagctcatggagaatatgcaagaaggaacag is from Aspergillus chevalieri M1 DNA, chromosome 8, nearly complete sequence and encodes:
- a CDS encoding uncharacterized protein (COG:S;~EggNog:ENOG410Q1H7); the protein is MSVEYRNRLRLADRIYREGEISFPCKRCSKMSERRPVECKRIPSTQKCGHCVRSGRKCERDVHAESEWKRIDRERERIASQLEEAERQSDELLMKVMRLRKQKRFLESRNLKMLDNDFGALEGMGEESSVPDEDLQEFERLLDAEAAQLAATSNNPSLTQMMNSPSFWENFDSAVAGGIPSPTGGNQSSSR